In Hevea brasiliensis isolate MT/VB/25A 57/8 chromosome 13, ASM3005281v1, whole genome shotgun sequence, a single genomic region encodes these proteins:
- the LOC110648052 gene encoding probable serine/threonine-protein kinase WNK3: MPQESQPEQDPDDSDAEFVEIDPTGRYGRYKEVLGRGAFKKVYRAFDELEGIEVAWNQVKVAELVRDAADLERLYSEVHLLKTLKHKNIIKFYNSWVDTKNETINFITEIFTSGTLRQYRKKHKHVDLRALKKWSRQILEGLSYLHSRDPPVIHRDLKCDNIFVNGNQGEVKIGDLGLAAILQQARAAHSVIGTPEFMAPELYEEEYNELVDIYAFGMCLLELVTFDYPYVECANAAQIYKKVISGIKPASLAKVTDPSVKAFIEKCIAKVSDRLPAKELLMDPFLRSDEENESVGHSLRSNLHHSGGSSDQTNISRSAEDSSADRSRDFTVQGQMKDVNTIFLKLRIADSTGHIRNIHFPFDIELDTAIAVASEMVEELDLTDQDVSTIAAMIDSEIQSHIPNWATHKLSADSVCEEVTDSEISASETKDDSPINNESTPSVSLALERLPSGRKYWSDSPRAIVGSSPSRLGFSNLSFHEPSRHNHKGGDDQNAASSVDQLESESLYHNNRKEKEGSGTGVQSGDRNSASVDPNADNKAQVRDNCEMLKDVDSDVKVHAQKLEELLVKQQKELDDLKRKHEVAISDLLNEVSPEICQQALNFCKLKVADYKNTMRQ, encoded by the exons ATGCCGCAGGAATCGCAGCCTGAGCAAGATCCTGATGATTCCGATGCTGAGTTCGTGGAGATTGACCCTACCGGTCGATATGGTCGG TATAAGGAGGTTCTAGGGAGAGGGGCTTTCAAAAAAGT CTACAGAGCATTTGATGAATTGGAAGGAATAGAAGTAGCTTGGAATCAGGTTAAGGTCGCTGAACTTGTGCGTGATGCTGCTGATTTGGAGCGTCTGTACTCTGAAGTTCATTTGCTTAAGACTTTGAAACACAAAAACATCATCAAATTTTATAATTCGTGGGTCGACACCAAAAATGAGACTATCAACTTCATCACTGAGATTTTCACTTCTGGGACATTGCGGCA GTACCGGAAAAAACATAAGCACGTTGATTTGAGAGCATTGAAAAAATGGTCCAGGCAGATTTTGGAAGGCCTTTCATATCTTCACAGTCGTGACCCACCAGTTATCCACAGAGATTTAAAATGTGACAACATCTTTGTTAATGGAAACCAAGGTGAGGTGAAAATTGGTGACTTGGGTTTGGCTGCCATTCTCCAGCAGGCACGTGCAGCTCATAGTGTAATTG GTACACCAGAGTTTATGGCACCAGAGCTTTACGAGGAGGAATACAATGAGCTTGTTGACATTTATGCCTTTGGCATGTGCTTGCTGGAGTTGGTGACTTTTGATTACCCATATGTGGAATGTGCCAATGCTGCTCAAATATACAAGAAAGTGATATCA GGAATAAAGCCTGCATCATTAGCAAAGGTGACAGATCCTTCTGTTAAAGCATTTATAGAAAAATGTATTGCGAAAGTCTCTGACCGATTGCCTGCAAAGGAACTGTTGATGGATCCTTTTCTCCGATCTGATGAGGAAAATGAAAGTGTAGGCCATTCTTTACGATCCAATTTGCATCATTCAG GTGGTAGTTCTGATCAGACCAATATTAGTAGAAGTGCTGAGGATTCATCAGCTGACCGAAGTAGGGACTTCACTGTACAAGGACAGATGAAAGATGTTAACACAATATTTCTGAAACTAAGAATAGCTGATTCCACAG GTCATATCCGCAATATCCACTTCCCCTTTGATATTGAGTTAGATACAGCAATAGCTGTTGCTAGTGAAATGGTGGAGGAGTTGGACTTGACTGATCAAGATGTTTCAACAATTGCTGCAATGATTGACTCAGAAATTCAGTCACATATTCCAAATTGGGCAACTCACAAACTCTCTGCAGATAGTGTGTGTGAAGAGGTTACAGACTCTGAAATTTCTGCTTCTGAAACCAAGGATGATTCACCCATAAACAATGAATCAACTCCTTCAGTTAGTCTTGCATTGGAAAGATTGCCTTCAGGTCGGAAGTACTGGTCTGACTCACCCAGGGCAATTGTTGGAAGCTCTCCAAGCAGGCTTGGCTTCTCGAACTTGTCTTTTCATGAACCTTCTCGCCATAATCACAAAGGTGGTGATGATCAAAATGCTGCTAGTTCAGTTGACCAATTGGAGTCTGAGAGTCTATACCACAACaacaggaaagaaaaagaaggtaGTGGGACTGGTGTGCAATCCGGTGATAGAAATAGTGCCTCTGTGGATCCAAATGCAGACAATAAAGCACAAGTGAGAGACAATTGTGAGATGTTAAAGGATGTTGACTCAGATGTGAAGGTACATGCTCAAAAACTTGAAGAACTGTTGGTAAAGCAGCAAAAGGAGCTTGATGACCTGAAAAGGAAGCACGAAGTAGCCATATCAGACCTCCTGAATGAAGTTTCTCCAGAAATTTGTCAGCAGGCTTTAAATTTCTGTAAGCTGAAAGTGgctgattacaaaaatacaatgagacagtga
- the LOC110648056 gene encoding LOW QUALITY PROTEIN: uncharacterized protein LOC110648056 (The sequence of the model RefSeq protein was modified relative to this genomic sequence to represent the inferred CDS: inserted 2 bases in 2 codons) — protein sequence MQSFCGSLIRRQSSRIAHFKSTGASLAINSSNIHGLNSLRSDSSILDGIIASKNHFFRSFHQLASRSCEISLWEVLSTFPFSLTLHPIVIENSFLNKITSKFFWRTKVGSGTETLTLFNGNGANSKLNLSLWMAMGSPLLCRSMTTAGNSVESTSKVASETITDDAPXIKFNRLNXTARHKMQILDKEAVQEVSTQREIPDIKPGYIVQLKVEVPENKRRISIVKGIVITRPNAGLNTTFRLRRLVAGVGVESLFPLYSPNIEEIKVLDKKKVRRAKLYYLRDKMNALKKW from the exons ATGCAGTCTTTCTGTGGGAGTTTAATTCGGAGGCAAAGCTCGCGTATTGCTCATTTCAAATCCACTGGAGCTTCTTTAGCTATCAATAGCAGTAACATTCATGGACTAAATTCTCTAAGGTCTGATTCATCGATTCTAGATGGAATTATTGCTTCGAAGAATCATTTTTTCAGGTCATTTCATCAGCTCGCTTCTCGCTCCTGTGAAATCA GTTTATGGGAGGTGTTAAGCACCTTTCCTTTCTCTTTAACGTTGCACCCCATCGTTATTGAA AACAGTTTCTTAAATAAAATCACTTCAAAATTCTTTTGGCGGACAAAAGTTGGTTCTGGAACCGAAACATTGACATTATTCAACGGCAATGGTGCAAATTCTAAGCTTAATTTGTCTTTGTGGATGGCAATGGGATCTCCATTACTCTGCAGGAGCATGACAACAGCAGGAAATTCTGTTGAATCAACTTCAAAAGTTGCTTCGGAAACCATCACTGATGATGCCC TCATCAAATTTAACAGACTCA AAACTGCCAGGCATAAAATGCAG ATTCTAGACAAGGAAGCAGTGCAGGAAGTAAGCACGCAGAGGGAGATCCCTGATATAAAGCCTGGTTATATTGTGCAACTCAAAGTG GAAGTACCTGAGAATAAGAGACGTATCTCAATTGTGAAGGGCATTGTTATCACAAGACCTAATGCTGGACTAAATACTACGTTTAGATTAAGGAGGCTAGTGGCTGGGGTGGGAGTTGAATCCCTCTTCCCGCT GTACTCGCCTAACATAGAGGAAATAAAGGTGCTAGACAAGAAGAAAGTGAGGAGGGCCAAGCTTTACTATCTCAGAGACAAGATGAACGCACTTAAGAAATGGTAG